One region of Oncorhynchus mykiss isolate Arlee chromosome 8, USDA_OmykA_1.1, whole genome shotgun sequence genomic DNA includes:
- the LOC110530187 gene encoding calponin-3, with the protein MTQFNKGPVYGLTAELRSKIAGKYDLQKEEELRFWIEEVTGMPIGENFQKGLKDGVILCELINKLQPGSIKKTNHSKLNWHKLENLGNFIRAILKFGLCPNDIFEANDLFENGNMTQVQSTLLSLAGMAKTKGSNSNCDIGVKFADKRTRHFDEDKIKAGQCVIGLQMGTNKCASQSGMTAYGTRRHLYDPKSQTDKPYDQTTISLQMGTNKGASQAGMSAPGTRRDIYDQKSAGQPADSSTISLQMGTNKVASQKGMSSYGLGRQIYDPKYCASPTEPTSPVTLGNHAGSHGNGSLGTGTNGSEISDSDYQVEYQYQHDDEEEYRGGYQQQYSGHYDEDQGINY; encoded by the exons ATCGCAGGGAAGTATGACCTGCAGAAGGAGGAGGAACTCCGGTTCTGGATCGAGGAGGTGACGGGCATGCCCATTGGAGAGAACTTCCAGAAGGGCCTCAAGGACGGGGTCATCCTCTGCGA GCTGATTAACAAACTGCAGCCTGGTTCCATTAAGAAAACCAACCACTCCAAACTCAACTGGCACAAG CTGGAAAATCTGGGGAATTTCATCCGAGCCATTCTGAAGTTTGGCCTTTGTCCCAATGACATCTTTGAAGCCAATGACCTGTTTGAGAATGGGAACATGACCCAGGTCCAGAGCACACTGCTGTCCCTGGCTGGCATG GCGAAAACCAAAGGCTCAAACTCCAACTGTGACATCGGTGTGAAGTTTGCAGACAAGAGGACGCGCCATTTCGACGAGGACAAAATTAAGGCTGGACAATGTGTGATTGGACTGCAG ATGGGAACAAATAAATGTGCCAGCCAGTCTGGTATGACAGCGTATGGGACCAGGAGACACTTATATGACCCAAAGTCACAGACAGACAAGCCCTACGACCAGACTACCATCAGCCTGCAGATGGGAACCAACAAGGGCGCCAGCCAG GCTGGCATGTCGGCTCCAGGTACCCGCCGCGACATCTACGACCAGAAGTCGGCGGGACAGCCTGCAGACAGCTCCACCATCTCCCTGCAGATGGGCACCAACAAGGTGGCGTCCCAGAAGGGCATGAGCAGCTATGGCCTGGGCAGGCAGATTTACGACCCCAAGTACTGCGCCTCCCCCACAGAGCCCACCTCGCCCGTCACCCTCGGCAACCACGCCGGTAGCCACGGCAACGGGAGCCTGGGAACAGGCACCAATGGATCGGAGATTAGTGACAGCGACTACCAGGTGGAGTACCAGTATCAGCATGACGACGAGGAAGAGTACAGGGGCGGGTACCAACAGCAGTACAGTGGGCACTATGACGAGGACCAGGGCATCAACTATTAG